A region of Micropterus dolomieu isolate WLL.071019.BEF.003 ecotype Adirondacks linkage group LG01, ASM2129224v1, whole genome shotgun sequence DNA encodes the following proteins:
- the LOC123978407 gene encoding F-box/LRR-repeat protein 7-like, with the protein MGANNGKLYGSEGKGSSSISSDISSSTDHTPTKAPKNVATTEDSSTRTLSTPSPGLILPSKSSSLSSPALSSNGHETNSSSSSSAPAETVAVVHSQPGTHTRSRQSKSHHHAPIDLLPDHALLQIFSHLPTNQLCRCARVCRRWYNLAWDPRLWSTVRLTGELLHADRAIRVLTHRLCQDTPNVCLTLETVMVNGCKRLTDRGLHVVAQCCPELRRLEVAGCYNISNDAVFEVVSRCPNLEHLNLSGCSKVTCISLTQEASLQLSPLHGQQISIHYLDMTDCFSLEDEGLRTIASHCPRLTHLYLRRCTRLTDEALRHLSLHCPSIRELSLSDCRLVGDFGLREVARLEGCLRYLSVAHCTRITDVGMRYVARYCPRLRYLNARGCEGLTDHGLSHLARSCPRLKSLDVGKCPLVSDSGLEQLAMYCQGLRRVSLRACESVTGRGLKALAANCCELQLLNVQDCEVSPEALRFVRRHCRRCVIEHTNPAFY; encoded by the exons ATTCCAGCACACGGACTCTGAGCACCCCCAGCCCTGGTCTTATCCTACCATCCAagtcctcctctctctcctcacctgccCTCTCCAGTAATGGCCATGAGACcaactcctcttcctcctcctctgcccccGCCGAGACCGTCGCCGTGGTCCACTCTCAACCCGGCACTCACACGCGCTCCCGCCAGTCGAAAAGCCACCACCACGCCCCAATTGACCTCCTCCCCGACCACGCCCTTCTGCAGATCTTCTCCCATCTCCCCACCAATCAGCTGTGCCGCTGTGCACGCGTGTGCCGCCGCTGGTACAATCTGGCGTGGGATCCGAGGCTGTGGAGCACCGTCCGGCTAACGGGAGAGCTGCTTCATGCCGACCGTGCCATCAGGGTCCTGACCCACCGGCTGTGCCAGGACACCCCGAACGTGTGTCTGACCCTGGAGACGGTGATGGTGAATGGCTGCAAAAGGCTCACCGACCGGGGGCTGCACGTGGTGGCTCAGTGCTGCCCGGAGCTGCGTCGCCTGGAGGTAGCCGGCTGTTATAACATCTCTAACGACGCTGTGTTTGAGGTGGTGTCCCGCTGCCCCAACCTGGAACACCTGAACCTCTCag GCTGCTCCAAGGTGACATGTATCAGTCTTACTCAAGAGGCCTCACTCCAGCTGTCCCCTCTACATGGCCAGCAGATCTCCATTCACTACCTGGACATGACCGATTGTTTTTCCCTCGAGGATGAGGGTTTGCGAACTATCGCCTCCCACTGCCCCCGCCTAACACACCTGTATTTGCGTCGCTGCACCAGACTGACGGATGAAGCCTTACGCCACCTGTCTCTCCACTGCCCTTCGATAAGGGAGCTAAGTCTTAGTGACTGCCGCTTGGTTGGGGATTTCGGCCTGCGTGAAGTCGCCCGCCTTGAGGGCTGCCTGCGCTACCTGAGTGTGGCCCACTGCACCCGCATAACTGATGTGGGCATGCGCTACGTGGCTCGCTACTGCCCAAGACTGCGCTACTTAAACGCCAGGGGTTGCGAGGGGCTGACAGATCACGGCCTGAGCCACTTGGCCAGGAGCTGCCCCAGACTCAAGTCTCTGGATGTGGGTAAGTGCCCGCTTGTGTCGGACAGCGGACTGGAGCAGCTGGCTATGTACTGCCAGGGCCTGAGGCGAGTGAGCCTCAGAGCCTGCGAGAGCGTAACAGGCAGAGGACTCAAAGCTCTGGCGGCCAACTGCTGCGAGCTGCAGCTTCTCAACGTGCAGGACTGCGAGGTTTCGCCAGAGGCTCTGCGATTTGTTAGACGCCACTGCCGGCGCTGTGTCATCGAGCACACAAACCCCGCTTTCTACTGA